One Cryptomeria japonica chromosome 9, Sugi_1.0, whole genome shotgun sequence genomic window carries:
- the LOC131035278 gene encoding trihelix transcription factor GTL1 — protein MQTSGQYGEVPQFVGRVPAVVSVASAASAAQAHSHMFSMQQDSQMVNVQKIRLESDSQEAPPSKQLNNTTNNSSSSNTDSFNINKQLVPANTNEQQQQQQQIGAGGGGGGGGEEDVLDCERGSVGNRWPRQETLALLKIRSEMDANFKDASLKGPLWEDVSRRLAELGYYRNAKKCKEKFENVHKYYKRTKEGRAGRQDGKSYKFFSQLEALYGNTNSSNHGGIAGNDGNLNNNNNKVTVAIGGGVGVSATGSLPAAAPISTREIMNTASTVALKATMTPMVITNPTSVVQHRPATGGSMDFSAAAAAFNFSSGSSSEEEEYDDPEESEQTNDQNTRKRKRSSMMAFFENLMKQVIEKQEAMQQKFLEAIEKREQDRMIREEAWKRQEMARLSREQELKSQERSLTASRDAAMVAFLQKVTGQTLQIPQLPSPIQHQQNIISIPPPPPPPPPQNHQISDQEPHNQECKELAIFDPNSKRWPKPEVLALIKLRSGLEHKFHEAGPKGPLWEEISSGMACLGYNRNAKRCKEKWENINKYFRKAKESNKKRPENAKTCPYFHQLDALYRKKTLGNPGKQNKMIMEQDLFGREGGGGGGGGQDQQNKMMQEDHHNHNLIEQNLQQQQRQACESSREDKGHGDHAAAGSADMLPIMPPPPGSEAHAVTYHHERTNSSTPRDTSSASFMAMVHKLGADPPEFNMSTSSNTE, from the exons ATGCAAACTAGTGGACAGTATGGAGAGGTCCCTCAGTTTGTTGGGCGGGTCCCTGCAGTCGTTTCAGTGGCTTCTGCAGCTTCTGCAGCTCAAGCTCACAGTCACATGTTTTCTATGCAGCAGGACAGCCAAATGGTTAATGTGCAGAAGATCAGGTTAGAATCTGATTCACAGGAGGCCCCTCCATCAAAGCAGCTGAACAATACCACCAATAATAGCAGCAGCAGCAATACAGATAGCTTTAATATTAATAAGCAGCTTGTTCCGGCCAATACAAATgaacagcagcagcagcagcagcagattggagcaggaggaggaggaggtggaggtggggagGAGGACGTGCTGGACTGTGAAAGAGGGTCGGTGGGAAATCGGTGGCCGAGGCAGGAAACCCTGGCGCTGCTTAAAATTCGATCTGAAATGGATGCCAATTTCAAAGATGCCAGCCTTAAAGGGCCCCTCTGGGAAGACGTTTCAAG GAGGCTTGCAGAGCTGGGGTATTACAGGAACGCCaagaaatgcaaagaaaaatttgaaaatgttCACAAGTATTACAAACGGACTAAGGAAGGGCGGGCTGGGAGACAGGATGGTAAGAGCTACAAGTTTTTCAGCCAGCTTGAAGCCCTGTATGGTAATACCAACAGCAGCAATCACGGAGGCATTGCAGGCAATGATGGGAAtctcaacaacaataacaataaagtCACAGTGGCAATTGGTGGAGGAGTAGGAGTTTCTGCTACCGGCAGTCTGCCTGCAGCTGCCCCAATAAGTACAAGAGAAATTATGAATACTGCCAGTACAGTTGCTTTAAAGGCGACGATGACACCGATGGTTATAACTAATCCAACATCTGTAGTACAGCACCGGCCTGCTACTGGCGGTTCCATGGATTTCAGTGCCGCTGCAGCTGCTTTCAATTTCTCTTCAGGCTCATCTTCTGAGGAAGAAGAGTATGACGACCCAGAAGAGTCGGAGCAGACCAATGACCAAAAcaccaggaagagaaaaagaagttcTATGATGGCTTTCTTTGAAAATCTCATGAAACAGGTGATTGAAAAGCAGGAAGCTATGCAGCAGAAGTTCTTGGAAGCCATTGAAAAGAGGGAGCAAGACAGGATGATAAGAGAGGAAGCCTGGAAGAGGCAGGAGATGGCTAGATTGAGCAGAGAACAGGAACTAAAATCCCAGGAAAGATCTCTCACTGCTTCTAGAGATGCAGCAATGGTTGCATTTCTACAGAAAGTCACAGGCCAGACATTGCAGATTCCACAATTGCCCAGTCCCATACAACATCAGCAGAATATTATCAGTATTCCTCCTCCTCCGCCGCCGCCACCGCCACAGAATCATCAAATCTCTGATCAAGAGCCCCATAATCAAGAATGCAAGGAATTGGCAATATTTGATCCCAACAGCAAAAGATGGCCCAAGCCAGAAGTCCTTGCATTGATCAAGCTGAGAAGTGGACTGGAACACAAATTTCATGAGGCCGGGCCCAAGGGGCCTTTGTGGGAAGAAATCTCTTCAGGCATGGCATGCCTAGGATACAACCGTAATGCCAAGAGATGTAAGGAGAAGTGGGAAAACATCAACAAGTATTTCAGAAAGGCCAAGGAGAGCAACAAGAAGAGGCCTGAAAATGCCAAGACTTGTCCTTATTTTCACCAGCTGGATGCTTTGTATAGGAAGAAAACTCTTGGGAATCCCGGCAAGCAGAATAAGATGATTATGGAGCAGGATTTGTTCGGTCGTGAAGGTGGTGGTGGCGGCGGTGGTGGTCAGGATCAGCAGAACAAAATGATGCAGGAGGATCATCACAATCACAATCTGATTGAACAAAATCTGCAGCAGCAGCAGCGGCAGGCATGTGAGAGTAGCAGAGAAGATAAAGGTCATGGTGATCATGCTGCTGCAGGTTCTGCAGATATGTTACCAATAATGCCACCTCCTCCTGGCTCAGAAGCTCATGCTGTAACATACCACCATGAGAGAACAAATTCCTCAACCCCAAGGGATACTTCTTCGGCTTCCTTTATGGCCATGGTTCACAAGTTAGGTGCAGATCCTCCAGAGTTCAACATGTCTACATCCTCCAACACAGAATAA